The following coding sequences lie in one Flavobacterium cyclinae genomic window:
- a CDS encoding YbaB/EbfC family nucleoid-associated protein, with translation MFGDIMGMMGKLKETQQKVEETKKRLDFVLIDERSSDGLLEVTLTANRKIKNITVSNELLQDKEMLEDYLVNVLNKAIEKATNVHETELAAVAKEGMPNIPGMDMFK, from the coding sequence ATGTTTGGAGATATTATGGGAATGATGGGTAAATTAAAGGAAACCCAGCAAAAAGTAGAAGAAACAAAAAAACGTTTAGACTTTGTTTTAATCGATGAAAGAAGCAGCGATGGCTTGTTAGAAGTAACTTTAACTGCAAACAGAAAAATCAAAAACATTACAGTAAGCAATGAATTACTTCAAGACAAAGAAATGCTTGAAGATTACTTAGTTAATGTGTTAAATAAAGCTATTGAAAAAGCTACAAACGTTCACGAAACTGAGTTAGCAGCTGTTGCTAAAGAAGGTATGCCAAATATCCCAGGAATGGATATGTTTAAATAA